Proteins encoded in a region of the Benincasa hispida cultivar B227 chromosome 2, ASM972705v1, whole genome shotgun sequence genome:
- the LOC120072138 gene encoding uncharacterized protein LOC120072138, with product MPSYVKFLKDILANKRKIGENETVALTYECSALFQNNIPKKMKDPGSFTLPCSIGGKEVGNAFCDLRASVNLMPLSIFKKLNIDNARPTTVTLQLADRSITHSEGKIEVYSXQSRCTDTEVSIILGRPFLATERALIDVQKGELTIRVDNQQVKFNVLNVLKYPDDMENCQYIGELQEE from the exons ATGCCCAGCTATGTGAAGTTCCTCAAGGATATACTCGCCAATAAGAGAAAgatcggggaaaatgaaacTGTTGCACTAACGTATGAGTGTAGTGCGCTCTTCCAGAACAACATCcccaagaaaatgaaagatccAGGGAGCTTCACATTGCCATGTTCAATCGGGGGTAAAGAAGTCGGAAATGCGTTTTGTGACTTAAGGGCAAGTGTTAACCTGATGCCTTTATCAATCTTCAAGAAGTTAAACATCGACAACGCAAGACCCACCACAGTCACGTTGCAGTTGGCTGACAGATCAATAACGCATTCAGAGGGAAAGATAGAGGTGTACTCGTGNCAGTCACGTTGCA CTGACACTGAGGTGTCGATCATATTGGGTCGCCCGTTTCTTGCAACAGAGCGAGCGCTGATCGACGTACAAAAAGGAGAACTCACTATAAGAGTTGACAATCAGCAAGTAAAGTTCAACGTTCTCAATGTGTTGAAATACCCAGATGATATGGAAAATTGCCAGTATATTGGAGAACTACAGGAAGAATAA